A window of Pedobacter lusitanus contains these coding sequences:
- a CDS encoding TonB-dependent receptor translates to MNIKLYSIILVFISLALTTQAQTIRGTVSDTSQTIIGATVSVVGTSQKAGTNATGKYQLKLAKAGTYTVVVSYIGYQTQQKKITIAENETKDLDFQLLSNDNNLENVVVLGSRSAPRSNLDTPVPVDVVDIKKITQNIPQVSLNQILNFVAPSFTSNVMSLTDGTDHIDPASLRGLGPDQVLVLINGKRRHTTALVNINGSLGKGSVGTDMNAIPTSAIKRVEILRDGAAAQYGSDAIAGVINIILNDDVNKLTANVSGGGYTGKHSDGLDGETIQANVNYGVKLSDKGGFLNLAGSFDYRDFASRTTPYRGVIYSDYNNPGLYPTPTGVDITDAELARRGQSRADFVPNIGQSKNRGGALFFNSVIPVAQDAEIYAFGGVNYRNGISNAFYRTPRQLNQNNAIIYPNGFLPEIVTNSLDQSVAGGIRGKLGEWKTDFSNTYGRNVIDFKTAHSLNASMLTASPTSFESGGYEFVQNTTNLDFTRFFKEPLNGINVAFGFENRFENYKIKPGEEASWRNYGNALQIGVDGAGKPILVPDANGNISTRFAPNGVAYAGGAQGFPGISTANLTNESRNSFAAYGDVELNFTEKLLLDAAARFENYSDFGSTLNGKLAARYKFSDQFLFRAAASTGFRAPSLHQQFFSSTSSVYVDGNIVESGTFANDSRIAQLLGIPKLKQETSKSLSAGFTSNLGKLKITVDGYFIRINDRVIYTGQFAGNNSSTASPQDKEIYNLLRLANATTARFFANAVNTETKGLDIVLSYNTRLGSGNLRTDWATTFTKTSIVGPVHASALLAGKESTYLDNASRILIEKVTPRVKSNITFDYTINKWNVFLRNVYFGKVSQPTNVAANEQELAGRVITDIGAGYNLTKNLKLTVGANNIFDVYPQELLLGSQGTSGILYPNQAPQFGFLGRYVFTRLSLNF, encoded by the coding sequence ATGAACATTAAACTCTACTCCATTATTCTGGTTTTTATATCCCTTGCATTAACCACGCAGGCCCAAACTATACGCGGGACAGTCAGCGATACTTCCCAGACAATTATAGGAGCAACAGTCTCTGTCGTAGGAACCAGTCAGAAGGCAGGGACAAATGCTACTGGAAAATATCAGCTTAAACTGGCAAAAGCGGGTACTTATACAGTTGTGGTTTCCTATATTGGTTATCAGACGCAGCAAAAAAAGATTACCATAGCAGAAAATGAGACCAAAGACCTGGACTTTCAGTTGTTATCCAATGATAATAATCTAGAAAATGTAGTTGTATTAGGGTCCAGAAGTGCACCCAGATCCAATCTGGATACTCCGGTTCCGGTAGATGTGGTTGATATCAAAAAGATCACACAAAATATTCCACAGGTTTCGCTGAATCAGATCCTTAATTTTGTCGCTCCATCATTCACGTCAAATGTAATGAGCCTGACCGATGGGACAGATCATATTGATCCGGCTTCATTACGTGGACTGGGACCAGATCAGGTATTGGTTTTGATTAATGGAAAAAGAAGACATACTACGGCTCTTGTCAATATAAATGGTAGTCTGGGTAAGGGATCAGTTGGTACTGATATGAATGCCATACCTACTTCAGCTATCAAAAGAGTGGAAATTCTGAGAGATGGTGCTGCAGCGCAGTATGGATCAGATGCAATAGCAGGAGTAATTAATATCATACTCAATGATGATGTCAATAAGCTGACTGCCAATGTTTCCGGAGGCGGGTATACCGGAAAACATTCTGACGGCCTTGATGGTGAAACTATACAGGCTAATGTGAACTATGGAGTGAAACTAAGTGATAAAGGAGGCTTCCTAAACCTTGCAGGTTCGTTCGATTACAGGGATTTTGCTTCCCGTACCACACCTTATCGCGGAGTTATTTATTCTGATTATAACAATCCGGGCTTATATCCAACTCCAACAGGAGTTGATATTACAGATGCAGAACTGGCAAGGAGAGGACAAAGCAGGGCTGATTTTGTACCGAACATCGGACAATCAAAAAACAGGGGAGGTGCATTATTCTTTAATTCAGTGATTCCTGTTGCTCAGGATGCAGAGATTTATGCTTTTGGTGGTGTAAACTATAGAAATGGTATTTCTAATGCCTTTTACCGTACTCCACGTCAGTTGAATCAGAATAATGCAATTATCTATCCGAACGGATTCTTACCGGAAATAGTAACAAATAGTCTTGATCAATCTGTTGCGGGAGGGATCAGAGGAAAACTGGGAGAGTGGAAAACTGACTTTAGTAATACTTATGGCAGAAATGTAATCGATTTTAAAACGGCACATAGTCTGAATGCTTCTATGCTGACGGCTTCGCCTACCTCATTTGAATCCGGCGGTTATGAGTTTGTGCAAAACACGACTAATTTAGACTTTACCCGTTTTTTTAAAGAACCATTAAATGGAATCAACGTAGCTTTTGGATTTGAGAACAGATTTGAGAATTATAAAATCAAACCGGGAGAAGAAGCTTCCTGGAGAAATTATGGCAACGCACTTCAGATAGGTGTGGATGGTGCCGGTAAACCAATCCTGGTACCCGATGCAAACGGTAACATTTCTACCCGTTTCGCTCCTAATGGCGTTGCCTATGCCGGCGGGGCACAGGGATTTCCCGGGATCAGTACAGCTAACCTGACCAATGAATCCCGTAATTCATTTGCAGCTTATGGAGATGTGGAATTAAATTTCACAGAGAAGCTGTTACTTGATGCAGCAGCCAGATTTGAGAATTACTCAGATTTCGGTTCCACTTTAAACGGTAAGCTGGCAGCCAGATATAAATTCTCTGATCAGTTTCTGTTTCGTGCTGCGGCAAGTACAGGATTCAGGGCTCCTTCTCTTCATCAGCAGTTTTTCAGTTCTACTTCTTCAGTTTATGTAGATGGAAACATTGTAGAGTCAGGGACCTTTGCAAATGACAGCCGTATCGCGCAATTGCTGGGTATTCCTAAATTAAAACAGGAGACTTCTAAAAGTTTAAGTGCGGGTTTCACTTCTAATCTGGGGAAATTAAAAATCACTGTTGACGGTTATTTTATCAGAATCAATGACAGGGTAATTTATACAGGACAGTTTGCAGGTAATAACTCATCGACAGCATCACCACAGGATAAAGAGATTTATAACCTGTTACGTTTAGCCAATGCAACTACAGCAAGATTCTTTGCTAATGCTGTAAACACTGAGACCAAAGGTTTGGATATTGTGCTTTCTTACAATACAAGACTAGGTTCTGGTAATCTGAGAACAGACTGGGCAACTACTTTTACCAAAACTTCTATAGTAGGACCTGTTCATGCATCAGCCCTGCTTGCAGGAAAAGAAAGTACTTACCTGGATAATGCCAGCCGTATCCTGATTGAAAAGGTTACACCCCGTGTAAAATCGAATATAACTTTTGATTATACGATCAATAAATGGAATGTTTTTCTACGGAATGTATACTTTGGTAAAGTTTCTCAGCCAACCAACGTAGCTGCAAATGAGCAGGAGCTGGCAGGCAGGGTAATTACCGATATAGGCGCTGGTTACAATCTGACCAAAAACCTTAAACTTACAGTAGGGGCGAACAATATATTTGATGTTTATCCTCAGGAGTTATTGCTGGGCTCTCAGGGTACTTCAGGTATATTATACCCTAATCAGGCCCCACAATTTGGTTTCCTGGGCAGATATGTATTTACCAGGCTATCGTTAAACTTTTAA
- a CDS encoding NAD(P)H-dependent glycerol-3-phosphate dehydrogenase translates to MMIPRVAMIGGGSWATAVIKMLSDNLTQKEIYWWLRDTASIAHLKQYKHNPKYLSSVELRLPENNISADISQIISQADYIILNVPAAFLKETLSGVTPEMLAGKKIVSAIKGIVPDENQIIGEFMHEKFKVPLEDILVISGPCHAEEVALEKLSYLTIASINLETAASFSKLLNTRYIKTNISDDIFGTEYAAVLKNIYAVASGICHGIGYGDNFQAVLISNAIREIKRFVEAVHPISRDIKESAYLGDLLVTAYSQFSRNRTFGNMIGKGYTVKSAQLEMNMIAEGYYAASCMHVINKKYKVEMPICRAVYAILYERHSPQIEMALLTEQLN, encoded by the coding sequence ATGATGATACCAAGAGTCGCAATGATTGGTGGCGGTAGCTGGGCAACTGCTGTTATAAAAATGCTTTCAGATAATCTTACTCAGAAGGAGATTTATTGGTGGCTGCGTGATACTGCATCAATTGCACACCTGAAGCAATACAAACACAATCCTAAATATTTGAGTTCAGTGGAACTCAGATTACCGGAAAATAATATCTCTGCTGATATCAGTCAGATTATCAGTCAGGCTGATTATATAATTCTGAATGTTCCGGCCGCTTTTCTAAAAGAAACTTTGAGCGGGGTTACCCCAGAAATGTTAGCCGGAAAAAAAATTGTTTCAGCTATTAAAGGAATTGTACCTGATGAAAATCAGATTATCGGGGAATTTATGCATGAGAAGTTCAAAGTACCGCTGGAGGATATACTCGTGATCAGCGGACCCTGCCATGCAGAAGAAGTAGCACTGGAGAAGTTATCTTATCTGACTATAGCCTCTATCAATCTGGAAACAGCTGCTAGCTTTTCAAAATTATTGAATACGAGGTATATTAAAACGAATATATCAGATGATATCTTTGGAACAGAATATGCGGCTGTACTGAAAAATATTTATGCGGTAGCCAGTGGTATCTGCCATGGAATAGGATATGGTGATAATTTTCAGGCTGTACTGATTTCCAATGCGATCCGCGAGATCAAAAGATTTGTGGAGGCCGTACATCCTATTAGTCGTGATATCAAGGAATCTGCATATCTCGGTGATTTGCTGGTAACGGCCTATTCTCAGTTTAGCCGGAACAGGACATTTGGTAATATGATCGGGAAAGGGTATACCGTTAAATCAGCACAACTGGAAATGAATATGATTGCAGAAGGATATTATGCGGCAAGCTGTATGCATGTGATCAATAAAAAGTATAAGGTTGAAATGCCTATCTGCCGTGCAGTTTATGCAATCCTTTATGAACGTCATTCCCCGCAGATTGAAATGGCTTTACTTACTGAACAATTAAATTAA
- a CDS encoding efflux RND transporter periplasmic adaptor subunit, translated as MKLKHILIAVGVLVVLLVIGSLTGLIGGDKAEKVTLEKAATRNIVETVTASGKIKPETEVKVSSEVSGEVVELRVKEGDIVKKGQLLFRIRPDVLKSGLDRASASYSSQKASVGSAAQQLKQAEANFVNQEAIYKRNVELFKKKVISISEYDAAKAAYVTGKTNLDGAKQSLIAAKFNLAQMGAGVQEASANLAKATVFSPVDGVISKLSVEIGDRVLGTAQFAGTELMRISNLNSMEVNVDVNENDINRVNVGDHAAIQVDAFDDKKFKGVVTEIASSSKDIAVAATTVDQVTNFVVKVRISAESYTGVKGGAKDLPSPFRPGLSATVDIESSSVKSLSVPIMAVFVEGLKKDAGKEDKDEDPNAGKQKTKLNDKAVKQYVYTYADGKVKKVEVTTGIQDDKYIQIKSGLKEGTEIVSGPYSTVQNKLKDGMKVEKEAKDQSVSKSAKK; from the coding sequence ATGAAACTAAAACACATACTCATCGCCGTAGGAGTCCTTGTCGTCTTACTTGTTATCGGTTCTTTGACCGGATTAATAGGCGGTGATAAAGCTGAAAAAGTTACTTTAGAAAAAGCTGCAACCAGGAATATAGTTGAAACAGTTACCGCAAGTGGTAAAATTAAGCCGGAAACCGAGGTTAAGGTGAGTTCTGAGGTCTCTGGTGAGGTAGTAGAATTACGCGTTAAAGAAGGTGATATTGTAAAAAAAGGACAACTTTTATTTAGAATCAGGCCAGACGTATTGAAGTCAGGTCTGGACAGAGCCAGTGCATCTTATAGCTCGCAGAAAGCTTCGGTAGGTTCTGCTGCTCAACAATTGAAACAGGCAGAAGCGAACTTTGTCAATCAGGAAGCAATCTATAAACGCAATGTAGAGCTGTTCAAAAAGAAAGTGATCTCAATATCGGAGTATGATGCTGCAAAAGCAGCATATGTTACCGGAAAAACAAACCTGGACGGTGCAAAACAATCCCTGATCGCGGCAAAGTTTAATCTTGCGCAGATGGGTGCAGGGGTACAGGAAGCAAGTGCAAACCTGGCCAAAGCAACTGTGTTTTCACCAGTTGATGGAGTTATCTCTAAACTATCGGTAGAAATCGGGGACAGGGTTTTAGGTACAGCGCAGTTTGCCGGTACAGAACTGATGAGGATTTCTAATCTGAATTCTATGGAGGTAAACGTGGATGTGAACGAGAACGATATCAACAGAGTAAATGTTGGTGATCATGCTGCAATTCAGGTAGACGCTTTTGATGATAAGAAATTCAAAGGAGTAGTTACAGAAATAGCCAGTTCTTCTAAAGATATAGCGGTTGCTGCTACAACGGTTGACCAGGTTACTAATTTCGTAGTAAAAGTTCGTATCTCAGCAGAATCCTATACTGGAGTTAAAGGTGGTGCAAAAGACCTTCCTTCACCTTTCAGACCAGGTTTATCAGCTACTGTTGATATTGAAAGTTCTTCAGTAAAAAGTCTGTCGGTTCCAATTATGGCCGTATTTGTTGAAGGACTTAAAAAAGATGCCGGTAAAGAAGATAAGGATGAAGATCCTAATGCCGGGAAACAAAAAACTAAGCTGAATGACAAAGCTGTTAAGCAGTATGTGTATACCTATGCAGATGGTAAAGTGAAAAAAGTTGAGGTTACCACAGGTATTCAGGATGATAAATATATCCAGATTAAAAGCGGCCTGAAAGAAGGAACTGAAATTGTAAGCGGGCCTTACTCAACAGTTCAGAACAAATTGAAGGACGGAATGAAAGTAGAAAAAGAGGCTAAAGATCAGTCAGTTTCTAAATCTGCCAAGAAGTAA
- a CDS encoding TolC family protein, with amino-acid sequence MKMFTNNTLFSKLTFAVTFSLVTMGLSANLHAQETLTIQDAIDRMLENNLNIKQSTLNVATATVNLEQSKAALYPSLSGTINNSLNYGRSLNPATNQLITQNFYSGDGTLSAQVDVFAGFSKINQIRQNKLLLEAGNSNLDKIKNDLVLQVVTAYFQVVFNTDLLKASKEQLVVAQETQRREQALLEAGNKTLADISQAKAQRATAELNVTNAQNQLTISYLTLSQLMEMRPDSQNYTVVKPTIKDIAQAQKSYDVNDVYNTSLSFFPDIKLAQLNREAAGKAVAVAKGGFFPRLTLGGGLGSRYSYSMGAKAFGLPADPHLNDQISNNFYQNVGFTLSIPIFNGLTVRSNVKKAKISYETSKISEQLAKNNLNKVIAQAVADLRAADSRYKSNENTFNAQKDAFNVIEQRYAVGLVNSLDYNTSRTNRNKAEVDYIQSKYDLLFKSKVIDYYLGKQITF; translated from the coding sequence ATGAAAATGTTTACTAATAATACGCTGTTCTCAAAACTAACCTTTGCCGTTACTTTTAGTTTGGTAACGATGGGTCTTTCTGCTAACCTGCATGCTCAGGAAACGCTTACCATTCAGGATGCGATTGATCGTATGCTGGAAAATAACCTGAATATCAAGCAGTCTACACTTAATGTAGCAACTGCGACGGTGAATCTGGAACAATCTAAAGCAGCACTTTATCCCAGCTTAAGCGGAACGATCAATAACTCGCTGAATTATGGTAGAAGTCTGAACCCTGCGACGAATCAGTTAATCACTCAGAATTTTTATTCAGGAGATGGTACGCTGAGTGCACAGGTGGATGTCTTTGCCGGATTCAGTAAAATTAATCAGATCCGTCAGAATAAGCTCTTGCTGGAGGCTGGTAACAGTAATCTGGATAAGATAAAAAATGACCTTGTTTTACAGGTGGTGACAGCTTACTTCCAGGTGGTATTTAATACAGACCTGTTAAAAGCTTCCAAAGAACAATTGGTTGTTGCACAGGAAACACAGAGACGTGAACAAGCTTTATTAGAAGCCGGAAATAAAACTCTGGCAGACATTTCGCAGGCAAAAGCTCAGCGTGCTACAGCTGAACTTAATGTGACCAATGCACAGAATCAGCTAACCATTTCTTATCTGACACTTTCTCAACTGATGGAGATGCGTCCTGATTCACAGAATTATACAGTGGTTAAGCCAACCATTAAAGATATTGCACAGGCACAGAAAAGTTATGATGTCAATGATGTATATAATACGTCGCTGTCATTCTTCCCGGATATCAAGCTGGCACAGTTAAACAGAGAAGCTGCCGGGAAAGCAGTTGCAGTAGCTAAGGGCGGATTTTTTCCAAGACTTACACTTGGTGGTGGTCTGGGTTCAAGATATTCTTATTCAATGGGTGCAAAAGCCTTTGGACTTCCGGCAGATCCGCATTTGAATGACCAGATTAGTAATAACTTTTATCAGAATGTTGGATTTACTTTATCAATCCCGATTTTCAATGGTCTGACTGTCAGGTCAAATGTGAAAAAAGCTAAGATCTCTTACGAAACCAGTAAAATCAGTGAACAACTGGCTAAAAACAACTTAAATAAAGTTATTGCGCAGGCAGTGGCCGATTTAAGAGCTGCAGATAGCAGATATAAATCCAATGAAAATACTTTTAATGCACAGAAGGATGCTTTTAACGTAATTGAGCAACGCTATGCAGTAGGATTGGTAAACTCATTAGATTACAATACTTCAAGAACAAACAGAAATAAGGCAGAAGTTGATTATATCCAGTCAAAATATGACCTGTTGTTCAAATCAAAAGTTATAGATTATTATTTAGGAAAACAGATAACCTTTTAA
- a CDS encoding polysaccharide deacetylase family protein, which yields MYLVKSPLLLKWYYPSLVWNKSRSDKVIYLTFDDGPIPVVTDFVLNTLKSFNCKATFFCIGDNINKHAEIFEQVKNDGHAIGNHTLNHLKGWITEDKTYIKNFQDCQKLTNTNLFRPPYGRIKKSQIKELRKINPQLNIIMWDVLSGDFDLNLSPEKCYENVIKNTRNGSIIVFHDSLKAFDRLKFALPATLKFLTAQGYKFHTL from the coding sequence ATGTATCTGGTTAAATCACCTCTTTTATTGAAATGGTATTACCCATCCTTAGTCTGGAACAAAAGCCGGTCCGATAAAGTCATTTATTTAACCTTTGACGATGGACCTATACCTGTTGTTACAGACTTTGTTTTAAATACTTTAAAAAGTTTCAATTGCAAGGCAACTTTCTTTTGTATCGGTGACAATATAAACAAACATGCTGAAATTTTTGAACAAGTTAAAAATGATGGTCATGCAATCGGAAATCACACCTTAAACCACTTAAAAGGCTGGATAACTGAAGATAAGACCTACATAAAAAATTTTCAGGATTGTCAAAAACTCACGAATACCAATCTTTTTCGTCCGCCATACGGGCGAATAAAAAAATCTCAGATTAAAGAGCTCCGAAAAATTAACCCACAGCTTAATATTATTATGTGGGATGTACTTAGCGGAGATTTTGATCTTAACCTTTCTCCGGAAAAATGTTATGAGAATGTGATCAAAAACACTAGAAACGGATCTATAATCGTATTCCACGATAGTCTGAAAGCATTTGACAGATTGAAATTCGCCTTGCCTGCCACCTTAAAATTTTTAACCGCTCAGGGTTATAAGTTCCATACGCTTTAA
- a CDS encoding aconitate hydratase — protein MAFDIEMIKKVYANFGPRVEAARKLVGRPLTLSEKILYTHLWDENTNTAYVRGTDYVDFAPDRVAMQDATAQMALLQFMQAGRPKVAVPSTVHCDHLITAKLGAEQDLPAANTESKEVFDFLASVSNKYGIGFWKPGAGIIHQVVLENYAFPGGMMIGTDSHTVNAGGLGMVAIGVGGADACDVMAGLPWELKFPKLIGVKLTGKLNGWTSPKDVILKVAGILTVKGGTGAIVEYFGEGATNMSCTGKGTICNMGAEIGATTSTFGYDESMERYLRATDRADVADAANAIKEHLTGDAEVYADPAKYFDQVIEIDLSTLEPYLNGPFTPDLATPISKMKEVALANGWPMKIEVGLIGSCTNSSYEDISRAVSVARQVSEKGLTAKSEYCINPGSEQIRFTIQRDGFMDVFKQIGAKVFTNACGPCIGMWDRVGSEKQEKNTIVHSFNRNFAKRADGNPNTFAFVGSPELVTALAIAGDLSFNPLTDTLTNANGEQVKLDEPTGFELPPRGFAVDDAGYQEPAVDGSGVQILVSPTSHRLQLLDPFTPWEGTDLKGLRLLIKAKGKCTTDHISMAGPWLKFRGHLDNISNNMLIGAVNYFNDKTDTVKNMLTGEYGPVPATQRAYKADHIGTIVVGDENYGEGSSREHAAMEPRHLGVRAVLVKSFARIHETNLKKQGMLGLTFANKEDYDKIREDDVIDIVGLTTFTPDVPLTIVLNHADGTTEEFKVNHSYNAQQIDWFKAGGALNIIRKQVAQ, from the coding sequence ATGGCTTTTGATATAGAAATGATCAAAAAGGTGTATGCAAACTTTGGTCCCCGAGTTGAGGCGGCCCGTAAATTAGTAGGCAGACCTTTAACACTCTCAGAAAAAATCTTATATACCCACCTTTGGGATGAAAATACAAATACCGCTTATGTAAGGGGTACTGATTATGTAGATTTTGCCCCTGACCGTGTAGCTATGCAGGATGCAACTGCCCAAATGGCATTATTGCAGTTTATGCAGGCTGGCAGACCGAAAGTTGCTGTGCCTTCAACGGTACATTGTGATCACCTGATCACTGCAAAACTAGGTGCTGAGCAGGATCTTCCTGCAGCAAATACAGAAAGTAAAGAAGTATTTGATTTTCTTGCTTCGGTATCAAACAAATATGGTATTGGTTTTTGGAAACCAGGTGCAGGTATCATTCACCAGGTTGTATTGGAAAACTATGCATTTCCAGGTGGAATGATGATCGGAACTGACTCCCACACAGTAAACGCTGGTGGTTTAGGTATGGTTGCGATCGGTGTAGGTGGAGCTGATGCATGTGATGTAATGGCCGGTTTGCCATGGGAGCTTAAATTCCCTAAATTAATTGGTGTAAAGTTAACCGGTAAATTAAACGGCTGGACTTCACCTAAAGATGTGATCTTAAAAGTAGCGGGTATCCTGACTGTAAAAGGTGGTACAGGTGCTATTGTTGAATATTTTGGCGAAGGCGCAACAAATATGAGCTGTACTGGTAAAGGTACCATCTGTAATATGGGTGCTGAAATCGGTGCAACGACTTCAACCTTCGGTTATGACGAGAGCATGGAACGTTATTTACGTGCTACAGACAGAGCTGATGTTGCTGATGCAGCTAATGCTATTAAAGAACATTTAACAGGTGATGCTGAAGTTTATGCTGACCCGGCTAAATATTTTGATCAGGTAATTGAAATTGACTTATCTACACTTGAGCCTTATCTGAACGGTCCTTTTACTCCGGATCTGGCAACTCCTATTTCAAAAATGAAAGAAGTTGCTTTAGCTAACGGATGGCCGATGAAAATCGAGGTTGGTCTGATCGGATCTTGTACCAACTCTTCTTACGAAGATATTTCAAGAGCAGTGAGTGTAGCCAGACAGGTATCAGAAAAAGGCTTAACCGCAAAATCTGAATACTGTATTAACCCTGGATCTGAGCAAATCCGTTTCACTATACAACGTGATGGATTTATGGATGTATTCAAACAAATAGGTGCTAAAGTATTTACTAATGCCTGCGGACCTTGTATTGGAATGTGGGATAGAGTAGGTTCGGAGAAACAAGAGAAAAACACTATCGTTCACTCTTTCAACCGTAACTTTGCAAAACGTGCTGACGGTAACCCTAATACTTTTGCATTTGTTGGTTCTCCTGAACTGGTAACAGCATTAGCTATCGCAGGTGACTTAAGCTTCAACCCATTGACAGATACATTAACCAATGCAAATGGTGAACAGGTAAAACTGGATGAGCCAACAGGATTTGAATTACCTCCAAGAGGTTTCGCTGTTGATGACGCAGGTTATCAGGAGCCGGCAGTTGATGGAAGCGGTGTACAGATTTTAGTTTCACCAACTTCTCACAGGCTGCAATTGCTTGATCCTTTTACTCCATGGGAAGGTACTGACCTTAAAGGCTTAAGATTACTGATCAAAGCAAAAGGAAAATGTACAACTGACCATATTTCTATGGCTGGTCCATGGTTAAAATTCCGTGGTCACTTAGATAACATCTCTAATAACATGCTGATCGGTGCAGTGAATTATTTCAATGATAAAACTGATACCGTTAAAAACATGCTAACCGGCGAATATGGTCCTGTTCCTGCAACACAACGTGCTTATAAAGCAGATCATATCGGAACTATCGTAGTTGGTGATGAAAACTATGGTGAAGGTTCTTCACGTGAGCATGCTGCAATGGAGCCTCGTCACCTTGGTGTTCGTGCAGTATTGGTTAAATCTTTTGCACGTATTCATGAGACTAACCTTAAAAAACAGGGAATGTTAGGTTTAACATTTGCTAACAAGGAAGATTATGATAAAATCCGTGAGGATGATGTAATTGACATTGTAGGATTAACAACTTTTACTCCTGATGTACCTCTTACAATCGTATTAAACCACGCGGATGGTACAACAGAAGAATTCAAAGTTAACCATAGTTATAATGCACAACAGATCGACTGGTTTAAAGCCGGTGGTGCATTAAATATTATTCGTAAACAAGTAGCTCAATAA
- a CDS encoding GH1 family beta-glucosidase gives MIKASDFGDDFLWGVATAALQIEGAADMYGKGPSIWDTFSKRSGKIKKGHHPAMACDFYHRYNEDIALVKLLGFSVFRFSISWPRILPYGKGIVNEEGIRFYHNVIDECLEQGITPYITLYHWDLPEALEEEGGWTAFSINMAFNAFVTLCAQTYGDKVKNWIVLNEPFGFTSLGYMLGVHAPGKTGLTNFFSAVHHTAIAQADGGRILRAEISGANIGTTYSCSEIIPYTQSDADVLAATRVDCLMNRLFIEPALGMGYPGQDWEVMEKFAISHSTWRHTERLTFDFDFIGLQNYFPLTIKYNAFIPVVQAWEVKAKNRKKPHTAMGWEINGDSFYNIIKQFAAYPNVKNLVITENGAAFHDKLTGGAVDDTERIEYFRLYLLAVLRAKKEGINISGYMAWTLLDNFEWAEGFNARFGLIHNDFKTQQRTIKSSGYWWQEFLKG, from the coding sequence ATGATTAAAGCATCCGATTTTGGTGATGATTTTTTGTGGGGGGTAGCAACTGCTGCTTTGCAAATTGAAGGCGCTGCAGATATGTATGGTAAGGGCCCGTCTATCTGGGATACCTTTTCTAAAAGATCCGGTAAAATTAAAAAAGGACATCATCCGGCAATGGCCTGTGATTTTTATCATCGTTATAACGAAGATATTGCGCTTGTTAAATTACTCGGATTCTCTGTATTCAGATTCTCTATCTCCTGGCCGAGAATTCTTCCTTACGGGAAAGGAATTGTAAATGAAGAGGGAATAAGATTCTATCATAATGTAATTGATGAGTGTCTGGAACAGGGGATTACTCCTTATATTACTTTATATCACTGGGATCTGCCGGAAGCTCTGGAAGAGGAGGGTGGATGGACAGCATTTAGTATTAATATGGCGTTTAATGCTTTTGTGACGTTATGTGCTCAAACCTATGGCGATAAGGTGAAAAACTGGATTGTACTGAATGAGCCTTTTGGTTTTACTTCCCTGGGCTATATGCTTGGTGTGCATGCACCGGGTAAAACAGGACTGACAAATTTTTTCTCTGCGGTACATCATACTGCAATTGCTCAGGCTGATGGCGGACGTATCCTGCGGGCAGAAATATCGGGTGCAAATATTGGAACTACCTATTCCTGTTCAGAAATTATTCCCTATACGCAGAGCGATGCAGATGTTCTGGCAGCTACCCGTGTAGATTGTCTGATGAACAGATTGTTTATAGAACCAGCTTTAGGGATGGGTTATCCCGGACAGGACTGGGAGGTTATGGAGAAGTTTGCCATCTCACATTCTACCTGGAGACATACGGAAAGACTGACATTTGACTTTGATTTTATAGGGTTACAGAATTACTTCCCATTAACTATAAAATATAATGCATTTATACCTGTGGTTCAGGCCTGGGAGGTAAAAGCAAAAAACAGGAAAAAGCCTCATACGGCAATGGGCTGGGAAATAAACGGAGACAGCTTTTATAATATTATCAAACAGTTTGCAGCTTATCCCAATGTTAAAAATCTGGTGATTACGGAAAACGGTGCTGCTTTTCATGATAAGCTAACAGGTGGAGCAGTCGATGATACCGAACGTATTGAGTACTTCAGACTTTATCTGCTGGCTGTGCTGAGAGCCAAAAAAGAAGGGATTAATATTAGTGGTTATATGGCCTGGACACTGCTTGATAATTTTGAGTGGGCAGAAGGTTTTAATGCCAGATTTGGCTTGATACATAATGATTTCAAAACCCAGCAGCGTACCATCAAGTCATCAGGATACTGGTGGCAGGAATTTCTGAAGGGTTAA